In the Chaetodon trifascialis isolate fChaTrf1 chromosome 15, fChaTrf1.hap1, whole genome shotgun sequence genome, tgtgtgttcagtgagtCTGAAGTAAATTTGGGGCCCCTGGCAGTCTGGGACTATGGGGCGGTTTCCTTTTTTGGCTGGCTGGTTTTGATGGTGATACAGTTGTGTGTGCTTGAGGTAGGACACTACACAAAATCTTAAAACATACATGAagtaaaaatttaaaaatagattttccTAAAGGAAGAAGATTAACCCTTTGTGTGGTTTGTTTATGTTGgttttgtcttcttttgctGCCTTTCTTTCCCACACAGATTTGTCAGACTCATTGCATAGCTcaaattttctttcatttcagacgtttcatacattttattttccagacaGAACTCATCCACACAAATAAACTCAGACGTGTAAATCATTTGCATCTTCCAGTATTCAGAATAACCTCGTGCAGCTCTCTGTCAGAGACACGGGAGCTCAGCAACACagccctcctctctcacacactttaaGCTTATTTGGTGAGTCAAAAGACTTTCACCTTACATTTCTTGGAGCAGTTCCATGTCATACATATCTACAGattggctgtttttatttttgacctTTTCCTTGTATATGTTGCGctaaattgtttttaattaattaattattatgttgttttgtttgttttccttgatACACTTTAATCTGAGATCTTTTGGTCCCCTTTGAGTCTTCTTAAAATCGCCAGCAGAATCCCTTTTTAATCCTTTCATGCATTCTGATATTTCTGTCTTGTCAGTTTAATTCATACGTGAAATTAAACAATTTTCTTCACAGTATTGAATCTCTTCAGTATAAAGACCGACAAATTTTCAGCTgagtttctttttgttgttgttgttgttgttgttgttgttgttgttgttgttgttgttgttgttgttgtttataaaGTTCTTAAAGTCATTTCTAAGTGTCAGATTCAGACTCACTGAAGAGGCTCCTGGTGGCTCCTGGCTGACACCTGGGCGGCATTTCAGCGACTCTCCGGACTGACGCGCATGTATCGGCGTCACGGGCGCCGCTGACGGAGGAGAGGCTCGCCGGAGCGCAGCCGCGCCGCAGACGCGCAgatggtcagtgtgtgtcaccATGAGCCAGCGGCACCGCGCGCTCAGCTGCTTCTCCGTCGCGCTCGTGCTGCTGCTACCTCTCGGTCCGGGGCGCGTCCCGGAACTCGCGGTGGCGGCGGAGTACTCCTCCAAAACTGACTTGGACTACGAGTTCGGGGACTACCGGGGAAAGTGGTGCATCGACGACCACGGGTTTGTTTACGGCATCGGAGAGGTTTATTACCCGAGCCGCACGGCGTGTCCGTGCACGTGCACCGTGGACGGTCCCGTATGCGTCCGACCCAAGTGTCCACGCATCCACCCCCGGTGCACGCGGATCAGGTATAAGGAATGCTGTCCGGTGTGTGAAGCTATGGCCCGAGTCTGTGTCTACGGGGGCAGAACGTACAGACTCCTGGAGGAGTTCAGGGTGAGAAAGATCCAAACTTGTTCTCCGCCGTCCCATCCACAagttcacacagctgcagctgcttttcatgatgctgcagctgtgtgaccaCATTCATGCACATCACCCATCTAGCCTATAATAAAGAATAATTATGCTTTGGAAGTTTACATGTAGGCCTACAGGTGTTACACAGTGAGCTCATGTCACCCACTCTACTGATGGCTAtctatgtttgtttgtttacttcatTTGTTTGCATGACTCATTACTCCCACATAAACTTAAAGGTGTTTGGTACCCCAGCTGTGACCATGACATATAAACACTGATATTGTGGTAACAAAGGATTATCATTATGTTCATATAGGCTATGGAAAATAGAATATTTGCATATTATCATTGCTGGATTGACCCAAGGccttcccctcttccctcctgtgtgtgtactcagCTTAAAGGCATGGGGCACACAGCAGACCACACATGCAGCTTCAGTACGGTCGGCCCGTAAACCAGCCATGCTGGACAGTAGCTCCAGGTTTGGCGTGGTTGTATATTATTTTAACAGCCTTGTGAAGGAATATTtatcatactgtaca is a window encoding:
- the LOC139343489 gene encoding von Willebrand factor C domain-containing protein 2-like; this translates as MSQRHRALSCFSVALVLLLPLGPGRVPELAVAAEYSSKTDLDYEFGDYRGKWCIDDHGFVYGIGEVYYPSRTACPCTCTVDGPVCVRPKCPRIHPRCTRIRYKECCPVCEAMARVCVYGGRTYRLLEEFRLSRCERCRCEANREVYCSISDCPAPHCVNPTYEPNHCCPICKAGPNCFAGNRVIPAGERVNIDEQTVCYCTYRDGTWHTHPQATCEQRPQPSLTPSARTEPPGDEDNRRRGGSPFIPRLDVIP